From a single Pleurodeles waltl isolate 20211129_DDA chromosome 8, aPleWal1.hap1.20221129, whole genome shotgun sequence genomic region:
- the LOC138249446 gene encoding olfactory receptor 51G2-like: MVNSSDINHLWLRLAGFPGADAANLVNLWLSLPLCFLYLLSILGNWIILYIIRVDKQLREPMYLFLSMLAITDICLTLATLSTTLNVFLFESRKIHFYACLTQLFFIHTLCAMESSILVAMAFDRYVAICNPLRYASILHPIISKIAVVALIRCFCLHFPIPFLLKILPYCDKQALSYAFCYQTDVMKLACADPTITSTYSLTVVLTTYPIDAVLILLSYVLIVKTVLVTAKQVERLKVLNTCVSHICVVLLFYIPLITLSLVSRYAQKDSILARFLLGGLLLVVPPALNPMIYSIKTKQIRSSIRTKFGA, encoded by the coding sequence ATGGTTAATTCCAGCGACATTAATCATCTATGGCTCAGACTGGCTGGATTTCCTGGGGCAGATGCTGCAAACCTTGTGAACCTGTGGCTGTCTCTTCCTCTTTGTTTCTTGTATCTTCTCTCCATTCTGGGAAACTGGATCATTTTGTATATCATAAGAGTAGacaagcaactcagagagcccatgtACCTTTTTCTTTCTATGCTTGCCATAACTGATATTTGCTTGACTCTTGCTACATTATCCACAACGCTCAACGTCTTCTTATTTGAGTCCAGGAAAATCCACTTCTATGCCTGTTTGACTCAGCTCTTCTTTATACATACCCTTTGTGCCATGGAATCATCCATTTTGGTGGCAATGGCCTTTGACCGCTATGTAGCCATTTGTAACCCTCTGAGATACGCGTCAATATTGCACCCCATCATTTCCAAGATAGCAGTGGTGGCTCTAATAAGATGTTTCTGCCTTCATTTCCCTATACCGTTTTTGTTAAAAATTCTTCCATACTGTGATAAACAGGCTCTCTCATATGCCTTCTGCTACCAAACGGATGTCATGAAGCTGGCATGCGCGGACCCTACCATTACTAGTACATACAGCCTGACCGTAGTACTTACCACATATCCCATTGATGCAGTGCTTATCCTGCTTTCATATGTGCTGATTGTGAAGACTGTTCTTGTCACAGCAAAGCAAGTGGAACGCTTGAAGGTACTCAACACCTGTGTTAGCCACATCTGTGTTGTTCTGCTGTTTTACATCCCACTGatcacgttgtcattggtcagcaGGTATGCACAGAAGGATTCAATTCTTGCACGATTCCTGTTGGGTGGCCTTTTGCTTGTAGTACCACCAGCTTTGAACCCAATGATCTACAGTATAAAAACCAAACAGATCCGTTCCTCCATCCGCACAAAGTTTGGGGCATGA